One Octopus sinensis linkage group LG11, ASM634580v1, whole genome shotgun sequence genomic window carries:
- the LOC115217653 gene encoding uncharacterized protein LOC115217653: protein MALYLASKGKRVRVYNEAKLQEAIMQEDWCQGDDIDDDYNSLIGKLKECLMKAKGVCPREKKGRISGETTKLLEKRKNMKRTIEDHLEYSILSRVNRQQLKKDFEAYRMEKLLKAAEKKKSLKKCKRDMVLYRSEVTALKNTDGIPVNEKSEMEKVCEDFYTKLFKSTRNVQPLPPLQQEENVPPILVSEVERAIGLMKNGKAPG from the coding sequence ATGGCGTTGTATTTGGCGTCGAAGGGAAAACGTGTCCGTGTCTACAACGAGGCAAAGCTGCAGGAAGCCATCATGCAGGAAGACTGGTGCCAAGGAGACGACATAGACGATGACTACAACTCACTGATAGGGAAACTGAAGGAGTGTTTAATGAAGGCTAAGGGTGTATGCCcaagagaaaagaagggaagaatctCGGGAGAAACTACGAAGTTACtcgagaagaggaaaaatatgaaGAGGACTATTGAAGATCACCTTGAATATTCCATTCTCAGCAGAGTGAATCGTCAGCAACTAAAGAAAGACTTTGAGGCATACCGGATGGAGAAGCTCTTGAAGGCCGCAGAGAAAAAGAAGAGCCTCAAGAAATGCAAGAGGGACATGGTACTATATAGATCGGAGGTGACGGCCCTGAAAAATACAGATGGAATACCGGTCAACGAGAAGAGCGAGATGGAAAAAGTTTGTGAAGACTTCTACACCAAGCTCTTTAAGTCTACCAGAAATGTCCAGCCGTTACCACCACTCCAACAGGAAGAAAACGTGCCACCTATCCTTGTCAGTGAGGTTGAAAGAGCCATCGGCTTGATGAAAAACGGAAAGGCTCCAGGGTAA